The genomic window ATGAGAGGCGTCTCCTCGGTAAACTTTCCCGACTCTCCAAGGGCTCCGTAGACCTCGTCGGTAGAGATGTGGAGGAACCGGGGTATCGACGCATTCTTAGCGGCTTCGAGCATCGTATAGGTTCCGATAACATTGGTCACCAGAAAGGGATGGGCGTCGGCGATGGACCTGTCCACGTGGCTTTCGGCCGCGAAGTGAACGACGGAGTCAACGCCGCCCATGATATCCTTCAGGAGCGAAGAATCCCCGATCTCTCCCTTGACGAAGGTGTATCGGCTGTCACCTTCCACGTCCCGGAGGTTTTCGGGATTCCCCGCATAGGTGAGGGCATCGAGGTTGATGATCGCGTAGTCCGGATAGGTACTGAGAATATGCCTGATAAAATTCGAACCGATAAAGCCGCATCCGCCGGTGGTAAGGATCCTCATGGTCCGACCCTGAAAGGTGTCTCGGGATCATTCTCGTATCGCACTTCGTCCACCTTCTCCTTCTTCCCCCATCCTCCAAACAACCGGTCGGGGAAATTGAGCACCATCCCTTCGGAATCCCCGG from Thermodesulfovibrionales bacterium includes these protein-coding regions:
- a CDS encoding dTDP-glucose 4,6-dehydratase, whose amino-acid sequence is MRILTTGGCGFIGSNFIRHILSTYPDYAIINLDALTYAGNPENLRDVEGDSRYTFVKGEIGDSSLLKDIMGGVDSVVHFAAESHVDRSIADAHPFLVTNVIGTYTMLEAAKNASIPRFLHISTDEVYGALGESGKFTEETPLMPNSPYSASKASGDMLVRAYHETFGFPSIIIRPSNNYGPFQFPEKLIPLMITNLFEEKPVPVYGEGRNVRDWLYVEDTC